Proteins from a genomic interval of Medicago truncatula cultivar Jemalong A17 chromosome 3, MtrunA17r5.0-ANR, whole genome shotgun sequence:
- the LOC120575735 gene encoding putative disease resistance RPP13-like protein 1 gives MAELVAGAFLQSSFQLIIEKLASVDIRDYFSSNNVDALAKELNIALDSINQVLDEAEIKQYQNKYVKKWLDDLKHVVYEADQLLDEISTDAMLNNLKAESEPLTTNLLGLVSALSRNPFESRLNEQLDKLEFLAKKRKELRLGEGPCARNEGLVSWKPSKRLSSTALVDESSIYGRDVDKEKLIKFLLAGNDSGNQVPIISIVGLGGMGKTTLAKLVYNDNKIKEHFELKAWVYVSESFDVVGLTKAILKSFNSSADGEDLNLLQHQLQYMLMGKKYLLVLDDIWNGDAERWELLLLPFNHGSFGSKIVVTTREKEVADNVLKSTELFDLQQLDKSNCWSLFVTHAFQGKSVSEYPNLESVGRKIVEKCGGLPLAIKSLGQLLRKTFSEHEWINILETDMWRLSKVDHNVNSVLRLSYHNLPSNLKRCFSYCSIFPKGHKFKKDELIMLWMAEGLLKCCGSNRSEEEFGNESFADLVSISFFQQSFDEIYDTYEHYVMHDLVNDLTKSVSGEFSIQIEDARVERSVERTRHIWFSLQSNSVDKLLELTCEGLHSLILEGTRAMLISNNVQQDLFSRLNFLRMLSFRGCGLLELVDEISNLKLLRYLDLSYTWIEILPDTICMLHNLQTLLLEGCCELTELPSNFSKLVNLRHLKLPSHNGRPCIKTMPKHTGKLNNLQSLSYFIVEEQNVSDLKELAKLNHLHGAIDIEGLGNVSDLADSATVNLKDTKYLEELHMKFDGGREEMDESMAESNVSVLEALQPNRNLKRLTISKYKGNSFPNWIRGYHLPNLVSLNLQFCGLCSLLPPLGTLPFLKMLSISDCDGIKIIGEEFYDSSSINVLFRSLEVLKFEKMNNWEEWLCLEGFPLLKELYIRECPKLKMSLPQHLPSLQKLFINDCKMLEASIPNGDNIIDLDIKRCDRILVNELPTSLKKLFILENRYTEFSVEQIFVNSTILEVLELDLNGSLKCPTLDLCCYNSLGELSITRWCSSSLSFSLHLFTNLYSLWFVDCPNLDSFPEGGLPCNLLSLTITNCPKLIASRQEWGLKSLKYFFVCDDFENVESFPKESLLPPTLSYLNLNNCSKLRIMNNEGFLHLKSLEFLYIINCPSLERLPEEALPNSLYSLWIKDCPLIKVKYQKEGGEQRDTICHIPCVVFFEGTSLLL, from the coding sequence ATGGCAGAGTTGGTAGCTGGGGCATTTCTTCAGTCTTCCTTTCAATTGATTATCGAGAAGTTAGCTTCGGTTGATATTAGAGACTACTTCAGTAGTAACAATGTTGATGCCCTTGCGAAAGAACTTAATATTGCACTTGATTCTATCAACCAAGTACTAGACGAAGCAGAGATAAAGCAGTACCAAAACAAATATGTGAAGAAGTGGCTTGATGATCTTAAACATGTTGTTTATGAAGCAGACCAACTATTAGATGAGATTTCTACTGATGCAATGCTAAATAACCTGAAAGCAGAATCTGAACCACTTACCACCAATTTATTGGGCTTGGTTTCAGCTTTATCTAGAAATCCATTTGAATCTAGGCTCAATGAACAACTGGATAAACTAGAATTTCTtgcaaagaaaaggaaagagttGAGATTGGGAGAAGGTCCTTGTGCTAGGAATGAAGGCTTAGTCAGTTGGAAACCTTCAAAAAGGTTGTCATCTACAGCTCTCGTGGATGAGTCGAGCATATATGGTCGAGATGTTGATAAGGAAAAATTAATCAAGTTTTTACTTGCAGGCAATGATAGTGGCAACCAGGTTCCAATAATCAGCATAGTCGGTTTAGGAGGGATGGGTAAAACCACCCTTGCTAAGCTTGTGTACAATGACAACAAGATAAAGGAGCATTTTGAACTTAAAGCATGGGTCTATGTTTCAGAATCTTTTGATGTTGTTGGACTCACCAAAGCAATTCTCAAGTCGTTTAATTCTTCAGCAGATGGTGAAGACTTAAATCTACTCCAACATCAACTCCAATACATGCTAATGGGCAAGAAATATTTGCTTGTTTTAGACGATATCTGGAACGGGGATGCGGAACGTTGGGAGTTGTTACTACTTCCCTTTAACCATGGATCTTTTGGAAGTAAGATTGTCGTGACAACACGTGAGAAGGAGGTGGCAGATAATGTCCTGAAATCGACAGAGTTATTTGATTTACAACAATTGGACAAAAGCAATTGTTGGAGTTTATTTGTGACACATGCTTTTCAAGGAAAGAGTGTGTCTGAATATCCAAATCTTGAATCAGTTGGTAGAAAAATAGTGGAAAAGTGTGGAGGGTTGCCTTTAGCTATAAAATCATTGGGCCAACTTCTGCGGAAAACATTTTCTGAACATGAATGGATTAATATATTGGAGACTGATATGTGGCGTTTATCAAAAGTAGATCACAACGTTAACTCAGTACTGAGATTGAGTTACCATAATCTCCCTTCTAATCTAAAGCGTTGCTTTTCCTATTGTTCCATTTTTCCCAAGGgtcataaatttaaaaaagatgaACTGATCATGCTTTGGATGGCAGAAGGTTTGTTGAAGTGTTGCGGATCTAACAGAAGTGAAGAAGAGTTTGGTAATGAAAGTTTCGCTGATCTTgtgtcaatttcttttttccaaCAATCATTTGATGAAATATATGATACATATGAGCACTATGTCATGCATGATCTTGTCAATGATTTAACAAAATCAGTATCTGGAGAATTTAGTATCCAAATAGAGGATGCTAGAGTGGAACGTAGCGTTGAAAGGACACGTCATATTTGGTTCTCTCTTCAATCAAATAGTGTTGATAAATTACTAGAGCTAACTTGTGAGGGACTACATAGTCTGATACTAGAAGGCACCAGAGCTATGTTGATAAGCAACAATGTACAACAAGATTTGTTTTCAAGACTAAATTTTTTGCGGATGTTATCATTTAGAGGTTGCGGTCTCTTAGAACTAGTTGATGAGATAagcaatttaaaacttttgcGTTATCTAGACCTCTCTTACACATGGATTGAAATATTACCTGATACCATTTGTATGTTGCATAATTTGCAAACACTCTTGCTGGAAGGCTGTTGTGAATTGACAGAGCTCCcttcaaatttttccaaactcGTCAATTTACGTCATCTTAAACTTCCAAGTCATAATGGACGCCCTTGTATTAAGACGATGCCAAAGCATACGGGAAAGCTAAACAATCTTCAAAGCTTGTCATATTTTATTGTGGAAGAGCAGAATGTATCTGATCTTAAAGAGTTGGCAAAACTAAACCATCTTCATGGAGCAATTGATATTGAAGGGTTGGGTAATGTTAGCGATCTTGCAGATTCTGCTACTGTAAATTTGAAAGATACGAAATATTTAGAAGAATTACATATGAAGTTTGATGGCGGAAGAGAAGAAATGGATGAGTCAATGGCTGAAAGCAATGTGTCAGTCTTGGAGGCTCTCCAACCAAATAGAAACTTGAAGAGGCTTACCATCTCAAAATACAAAGGTAATAGCTTTCCAAATTGGATAAGGGGTTATCATTTACCAAACTTAGTATCTCTTAATCTACAGTTTTGTGGATTATGTTCTTTGTTGCCACCACTTGGGACACTCCCCTTTCTCAAGATGCTTTCTATTTCAGACTGTGATGGAATAAAGATCATAGGTGAAGAGTTTTACGACAGTAGTTCAATAAATGTGCTGTTCAGGTCTCTTGAAGTTTTGAAATTTGAGAAGATGAACAATTGGGAGGAATGGTTGTGTCTTGAAGGGTTTCCTTTGCTTAAAGAGCTTTATATAAGAGAATGTCCCAAATTGAAAATGTCCCTGCCTCAACACCTTCCTTCTTTACAAAAATTGTTCATTAATGATTGCAAGATGTTGGAAGCATCAATTCCCAACGGTGATAATATCATAGATTTAGATATAAAGAGATGTGATAGAATTTTGGTAAATGAATTGCCGACCAGCTTGAAAAAGTTATTCATTCTTGAAAACCGGTACACGGAGTTCTCCGTAGAGCAGATTTTCGTCAACAGTACCATTCTTGAAGTGTTGGAGTTGGATTTGAATGGCTCTTTAAAATGTCCCACTTTGGATTTGTGTTGCTATAATTCTCTTGGTGAACTTTCAATAACAAGATGGTGCTCCTCCTCCTTGTCTTTTTCACTACACTTGTTCACAAATCTCTATTCTCTATGGTTCGTCGATTGTCCGAATTTGGATTCATTTCCAGAGGGAGGTTTGCCTTGCAACTTGCTTAGTCTTACAATAACCAATTGCCCAAAACTGATTGCTTCAAGACAGGAGTGGGGACTCAAGTCCTTGAAATATTTCTttgtttgtgatgattttgaaaacGTGGAGTCCTTTCCAAAGGAGAGTCTGCTGCCACCAACTCTTTCGTATCTTAATTTGAATAACTGTTCAAAGCTCAGAATAATGAACAACGAGGGTTTTCTCCACCTTAAATCCCTCGAATTTCTATATATCATCAACTGTCCTAGTCTTGAGAGATTACCAGAGGAAGCTCTACCCAACTCCCTTTATAGTTTGTGGATTAAAGATTGTCCATTAATTAAGGTGAAGTACCAAAAGGAGGGAGGAGAGCAGCGGGATACAATTTGTCACATCccttgtgttgttttttttgagggaacatCCCTTCTGTTATGA